Genomic segment of Synergistota bacterium:
CATCCCAAAAAGCCTCCCAGTCCCAGGTAAGAATACCGTCTATGAGAAAAAGTCCCGTTATGTGATCTGGCTCCATCAAAGGAGATATCCTTCCAGAAACGGGAAGAATTCCAAGCTTAATTCCAAATATAAGCTGCATCATAAGCCCAAGCCAAAAAACTGGCACCGCGTAAATCACTATGGCGTAGCTTCTTGAAACTGAATCCCAAAAGCTTCCCCATCTCTTGGCGGATTCCACTCCAAGCACCAATCCTATAAGAAACGCTACAAACATGGAACAAATCGTTAATTCCAAAGTCGCAGGAAATCTTTCAAAAATTTCCTTTATGACCGGTCTGCGCGTTAGCATAGATTTACCAAAATCCCCTTTCACGAGATTAAATATATAGTCAAAATACTGTACTAATAGGGGCTTATTCAACCCCAGCTTTTCTCTTATCTCAGCTACCTGTTGAGGAGAAGCCTTGGGGCCCAAAAGGGCGCTCACCGGATCACCGGGAAGAACGCGTAAAATAAAAAAAACGAACGTCAGAAGAATTAGAACCATTGGAATCATGAGCAGTAATCTCGCTATAACGTAATAACGCAATGACGCCAAACCTTACACCCCCAAATCATCTTTTAAGGGGAGACTCTCTCCGCAAAGAGGGAGCCTCCCCATCCAGTCATCTGGACTTCTGCACAAAGATCACTTATGAATGAGATAGTACCTAAATATCTGAGTAGGCTCAAGGAGAATGCCTTTTACGTTAGGTTTAGCCACACAATACTGTTTAGCCTGCCACAGAGGAATATAAGGCGCTTCCTCAGCAAGAAGTTTCTGGGCCTCCTCATAAACCTTAGCACGCTCGCTTTGATCAGAAAGCTGACGTGCCTTCAAGAGAAACTCATCCATTTTAGGATTGGAATAGAAACTCCCTAAGCTCGGGCTTCCGGAAGAATGCAGGAAAGGCCACATATAATCGTCAGGATCAAGATAGTCAGGATACCATCCCAGTAGGAAGAAACCGAGATTACCCTTAAGGAAGTAGTCAACATAGGTAGCCCATTCAGCGTACTTAATATTTACCTTTATAACACCTGTGGCCTCAAGCATAAGCTTCAGCATCTGGGCAACATCGGCTTCCGTAGAACCATAGTGGGTCGGAGTATACCAGAGATCTACCTCAAGCGGATGATCCTTATCATAACCTGCTTTCTTAAGAAGCTCTACGGCTTTCTTCATATCATGCTTTGGTAGAGCATCTATGTGTCCCCACATTCCCATGGGGATCATGCTGTAAAGAGGAACTGCTGTATCCCTGAAGACTCTCTTTGTTATGAGGGACCTATTAATAGCATAAGCTATTGCTTTTCTAATTATTACCTTGTTGAACGGATCTTTCTTTGCATTAAACACAATATACCTTATAACCGGACTATTCCCCTCATAAACCTTAAGCTTGCCTTCCTTTTTTATCGCAATAATGTCCTCCGGATTAAGCGTTCTATATGCCACATCTACTTCTCCCTTTTCTACAGCCATTCGCAAGCTCTGAGCGCTCTGATAAAATCTTATAACGACCAGCTTCGCTTTAGGTGGAGACCCATACCAATCGGGATTAGCCTCTAAAACGAGCTCTACATCCCTTGTCCATTTCTTAATTTTATAAGGACCTATACCAACAGCAACATCACTAAACTCCTTATCATTATAAGCTTTGGGACTCACCGGAAAGGCAACCGTAAAGGCTAAAACTGACAGGAACGGAGCATAAGGATATTTCAGCGTAATCTTGACGGTATAGTCATCAACCACCTCAACTTTCTTCACAACTTCGGTCAGAAGGAAGGCAGGATCTCCCTTAAGCTTAAATACCCTGTCGATCGAGAACTTAACTGCCTGAGCGTTAAAAGGCGTGCCATCGGAAAACTTTAATCCTTTACGCAAGTAGAAAGTATAAACCTTCCCATCCTTGCTTATCTTCCACCTCTCAGCCAGCGCGGGAACGATATTAGCTGTGCCTGGCTTATAATCTACAAGCCCGGACATAACATTTTGTAAGATATTACAGGAAAGATAGTCATAAGCCTTAGCAGGATCCAGTGAAACTATTTTATCTGTTGTGCCTATTACCACAAAGCTCTTTGCCCTCGCTAAAGCGATCCCAGACAGAAGCGCCACACTAAGCGAGACAACCAATCCTATGATTAACCACTTTCGCATTAACCCACACACCTCCTTTTCTTTTTTAAAAAATTATATCACATAAGCGAATGGCTCAAAAGCTCTTTCGCCATCAGATTGTGTTTATGTATAATTTCCCCTAAATCGATATCTTTTAAGACACCATCCTCCACCAGAATTCTCCCATTCACTAAACTCATATCCACACTTTTGGTATCGCAAAGCAGAATCGCTCCCAATGGATCATCAACCGCCCCCGCATGCTCGAGATCATTAAGATTAAAAACTATTAAATCCGCTCCTTTACCCACCTCAAGACTACCTATCTCCTTCTCCATCCTCAAAACCCTCGCTCCTCCAATTGTCCCCATAAGAAGCACCTCTCTAACGGTCAAAGCATCCGCTCCATACCTAACTCTCTGAAGAAGCATGGCGTTTCTGAGCTCGTAGATGAAATTATTCGTGTCGTTGCTTGCGCTTCCATCAAGGGCGATCCCCATCTTAAGCTTATCTTTCATCTCAGCAACCCTCGCTATCCCAGAACCAAGCCTCATGTTTGAGCTCGGGCAGTGAGCCATTCCAACATCAGCCTTAACAAGCTTTTCTATATCCGAATCGCTTAAGTGTATGAGATGAGCGAACCAAACTCTATTATTTAGCCATCCCAGCTCTTCCATATATTCAACCGGTCTCTTACCAAATTTCTCAAGGCAATACCTTTCCTCATCAAGAGTCTCAGCGAGATGCGTGTGAAGAAGGAGATCCTCTTCCTCAGCCATCTTCAAGGTCTCTTTCATAAGCTCGGGAGTAACCGAAAAAGGTGAACACGGAGCTAACGCAACTCTTAAAGTGGAGAGAAAACCCGGATCGTGATACTTAGAAACAAGTTTCTCACAATGCCTTAAAATTCTCTCTTCCTTCTGAACAACTTCCCTCGGAGGAAGCCCTCCCTCCTCACGCGAGAGGCTCATGCTT
This window contains:
- a CDS encoding ABC transporter permease, which translates into the protein MIPMVLILLTFVFFILRVLPGDPVSALLGPKASPQQVAEIREKLGLNKPLLVQYFDYIFNLVKGDFGKSMLTRRPVIKEIFERFPATLELTICSMFVAFLIGLVLGVESAKRWGSFWDSVSRSYAIVIYAVPVFWLGLMMQLIFGIKLGILPVSGRISPLMEPDHITGLFLIDGILTWDWEAFWDAFKHLVLPSVTLGLVLSSVFVRLVRGNMLEVLRMDFIRAARARGIAERSVFYRHALKNALIPVLTMLGLEFALLLAGAVLTETTFSWPGIGTFLIMRVRYRDFMAVQGVIVFYAVLVAFVGLLVDIICAYVDPRIRY
- a CDS encoding peptide ABC transporter substrate-binding protein → MRKWLIIGLVVSLSVALLSGIALARAKSFVVIGTTDKIVSLDPAKAYDYLSCNILQNVMSGLVDYKPGTANIVPALAERWKISKDGKVYTFYLRKGLKFSDGTPFNAQAVKFSIDRVFKLKGDPAFLLTEVVKKVEVVDDYTVKITLKYPYAPFLSVLAFTVAFPVSPKAYNDKEFSDVAVGIGPYKIKKWTRDVELVLEANPDWYGSPPKAKLVVIRFYQSAQSLRMAVEKGEVDVAYRTLNPEDIIAIKKEGKLKVYEGNSPVIRYIVFNAKKDPFNKVIIRKAIAYAINRSLITKRVFRDTAVPLYSMIPMGMWGHIDALPKHDMKKAVELLKKAGYDKDHPLEVDLWYTPTHYGSTEADVAQMLKLMLEATGVIKVNIKYAEWATYVDYFLKGNLGFFLLGWYPDYLDPDDYMWPFLHSSGSPSLGSFYSNPKMDEFLLKARQLSDQSERAKVYEEAQKLLAEEAPYIPLWQAKQYCVAKPNVKGILLEPTQIFRYYLIHK
- a CDS encoding 8-oxoguanine deaminase codes for the protein MRILFKDFDLIFTASLKYGEIRGGYLITSGNRIESLGKGDPPSGDYDRVVDGRGKVLLPGFVNTHHHFFQALTRAVKGAQDLPLFEWLKFLYEIWKNITPEMIYISTKVAIAEMLLSGVTTSTDHLYLVPSNREEVFDAQIEAVKEMGIRFLATRGSMSLSREEGGLPPREVVQKEERILRHCEKLVSKYHDPGFLSTLRVALAPCSPFSVTPELMKETLKMAEEEDLLLHTHLAETLDEERYCLEKFGKRPVEYMEELGWLNNRVWFAHLIHLSDSDIEKLVKADVGMAHCPSSNMRLGSGIARVAEMKDKLKMGIALDGSASNDTNNFIYELRNAMLLQRVRYGADALTVREVLLMGTIGGARVLRMEKEIGSLEVGKGADLIVFNLNDLEHAGAVDDPLGAILLCDTKSVDMSLVNGRILVEDGVLKDIDLGEIIHKHNLMAKELLSHSLM